Proteins co-encoded in one Brassica oleracea var. oleracea cultivar TO1000 chromosome C4, BOL, whole genome shotgun sequence genomic window:
- the LOC106338231 gene encoding uncharacterized protein LOC106338231, with the protein MDSNSKRPMGSLRTFEQNPKETMKSITLRSGKQLPPKALIRDNENQDGEVVINVDDDVVIVDEKTNEEILEKIVEAKGKGKVREEKMVVNKNEVATSSKGAPFILPPYEAKLPFPGRFKRQLLEQYKALLEKQMSEVQITMPIIDAFMLVPQYSKFIKDVVTKKKKEMEGMVVLTHECSAIIQRLTIPKKLEDPGSFTLPCAIGQLAFERCLCDLGASVSLMPLSIAKRLGFTQYKKCRLSLVLADRSVKIPIGILEDLPVMDGNFKIPTDFVVLEMDEEPTDLLILERPFLATAGAVVNVKERKIDLHLGKGNILHFDIKEVMKKPTTQSQAFYIEEMEALAEEYLEELAIEDSLQHALTVDRETQLIEDEESERYVRMLDCHKEKSREDNFIELPQEVQHAASVDQQENLQEDDWSELKAPKVELKPLSLGIRCEFLGPNETYPIIVSSELNENELSKLLNELKKYRKAICYSLDDIKGISPSLCMHKIHLEDESMTSIEH; encoded by the coding sequence ATGGATAGTAACTCAAAACGCCCTATGGGATCACTTCGCACCTTTGAGCAAAACCCCAAGGAGACAATGAAATCCATCACCCTTAGGAGTGGTAAACAGTTGCCTCCTAAAGCTCTCATTAGGGATAATGAGAACCAAGATGGGGAGGTGGTCATCAATGTGGATGATGATGTAGTTATTGTGGATGAGAAAACCAATGAAGAGATCTTGGAGAAGATAGTTGAAGCTAAAGGGAAAGGAAAAGTTAGAGAAGAGAAGATGGTTGTGAACAAGAATGAAGTTGCTACTTCATCAAAAGGAGCTCCATTCATTCTTCCTCCATATGAAGCAAAACTTCCCTTCCCTGGTAGATTCAAAAGACAGCTTTTGGAGCAATACAAGGCCTTGCTTGAGAAGCAAATGAGTGAAGTTCAGATTACTATGCCCATTATTGACGCCTTCATGCTAGTGCCTCAGTACAGCAAGTTCATCAAGGATGTTGTAACCAAGAAGAAGAAAGAGATGGAAGGGATGGTAGTCCTTACCCATGAATGCAGCGCCATTATACAACGGCTAACCATCCCCAAAAAGCTTGAAGATCCAGGAAGTTTCACACTACCTTGTGCCATTGGGCAATTGGCTTTTGAGAGGTGTCTATGTGATTTGGGAGCAAGTGTGAGCCTTATGCCTCTCTCCATTGCTAAAAGGCTTGGGTTTACGCAATATAAGAAGTGTAGACTCTCTCTTGTGCTAGCTGATCGCTCAGTGAAGATTCCCATTGGTATCCTAGAAGATCTCCCTGTTATGGATGGAAATTTTAAGATTCCTACAGATTTTGTGGTGTTGGAGATGGATGAAGAACCAACAGATCTTTTGATATTGGAGAGACCTTTCTTGGCTACAGCAGGAGCTGTTGTGAATGTTAAGGAAAGGAAGATTGATCTTCATCTTGGCAAAGGAAACATCCTGCATTTTGACATCAAGGAGGTGATGAAGAAGCCCACTACCCAAAGCCAAGCATTCTACATTGAGGAGATGGAAGCTTTGGCTGAAGAGTATTTGGAGGAATTAGCTATTGAGGACTCTCTTCAACATGCCCTAACAGTTGATAGAGAAACTCAATTGATAGAAGATGAGGAGAGTGAAAGGTATGTGAGGATGCTAGACTGCCACAAGGAGAAAAGTAGAGAAGACAACTTCATAGAGCTTCCACAAGAAGTTCAACATGCTGCCTCAGTTGATCAACAAGAGAACCTCCAAGAAGATGATTGGAGTGAACTCAAAGCACCAAAAGTGGAGCTTAAACCTCTTTCCCTTGGTATAAGGTGTGAATTTCTTGGACCTAATGAGACATATCCAATCATTGTGAGTAGTGAATTGAATGAGAATGAATTGTCTAAACTTTTGAATGAACTTAAAAAGTATAGAAAGGCAATATGCTACTCACTAGATGATATTAAAGGGATATCACCCTCCTTATGCATGCATAAGATACATCTAGAGGATGAATCTATGACTTCTATAGAACATTAA